In the Aliarcobacter cryaerophilus genome, one interval contains:
- a CDS encoding response regulator: MKNDSLKYKFLGLIIFLFLSSFIAFFYIFYDFQKQKIKILKDEQILKIDNSFNKNIEKHLKSYYLDIARKIFDSEDDYEIKLAIKENDRKKLEKITAEKYKILVKKDEYITQMNFFSKDKINILRLQKLDLSGEEERDNRPLLNDAFNTKKVVSGFENGLTGLSYRVIIPLFDNQNDFIGVFEIGISTKKLLDTVTFFNNIEGVFYNNYSNNFLTSKAIDSKFLEYLENFKYEDKNQDIEFDNKHLNLQFFNIFSNDGKNLGNFIFFHDLTKYYDDFYNVVKNLILISLFTIFIIYLIVVYTFKIFYKQISIQKNRAENILDSSNSIVIVSNNGKNLTQANQAFLKFFNLKSISEFTKKYNCICDHFIEEKNYLSSQIGELSWVEYISKNPNKTHFAKMKKDNKFHTFKVFIKNINDAIFDLNEVVVTFEDITQELENEELLKQSLKYNQALFDNTPVAIFLASSNRVILNLNNTACEIFGYTKEELLNQSFERIHLSKESFDKFSLEYKKFENSILTNFEFPLKHKNGNTIFCSLFGTPLDNSDLSKGFIWTLLDITEKKLTEKALIKERNLFSNGPVVVVEWKFDKNWTVKYISSNCETVLGYTKDEMLSQNFDYSSIIHKDDLQRVSKEVSFYTKDKNSYEQSYRVRLKNGEYRWFYDFNHVIKNSSGEIESIRGYMFDQTQLKESEIILQKMNEELKLQKDIAQKANESKNQFLANMSHEMRTPMNAIIGLSELLADTKIDEQQYDFIKKINTSSKLLLGIISDILDFSKIETGNFDLDLKAFSLENLLSQLNVVFSHIDNYKHIELYFYNKSGNPKIVFCDELRILQVLTNFINNALKFTNKGNITLKIELLEKISANSAKIRFSVQDTGIGMSKDEISNLFKPFVQADNSTTRKYGGTGLGLSISERIVNSLGSTIEVQSQKDLGTEFSFTINMEVLEWSKENLPNSKKFKILIVDDQEISRVILKDILEKFDYVTYEAKDGIESIEMVKEAEASNEPFDFILMDWNMPRLNGKEAIKKIYELYNQKEIKKNVPSILMVSAYSKDEINLDDVHIDNFLTKPITSSTLFDALAQIKKGIVKEINSSDIHKDAPNLFGLKILLVEDNEINQEVASMFLQKAQIEVDIANNGLEAVEIYKKNQGKYDLILMDLQMPILSGYDATIQIREFDKNITIVALTAAAMIEDKEKVLKFGMNDHLSKPINSSELYNTIIKYSKKITKKDLIYSKSLSDENIVLDWEFLEKSLSNKELINKLLNKFIEQLNTDFASIVEKVRENSIDAPSLIHGLKGVSGNLGANSLFEICKKIDSKFKNKNAVNSVEISTLEEEIAKVKFELKHLDSTKNQLNKENINILSKIEFKELINSIKKDLKDGSVILEETLEKLYLNLKNSLSNEDIKTLKDFIDDFEYSKALDILEKLDV; encoded by the coding sequence ATGAAAAATGACTCTTTAAAGTATAAGTTTTTAGGTTTAATAATTTTTTTATTTTTAAGTTCATTTATTGCTTTTTTTTATATTTTCTATGATTTTCAAAAACAAAAAATAAAGATTTTAAAAGATGAGCAAATTTTAAAAATAGATAACTCTTTCAATAAAAACATAGAAAAACATCTTAAAAGCTACTATCTTGATATTGCTAGAAAAATCTTCGATAGTGAAGATGATTATGAGATAAAATTGGCAATCAAAGAGAATGATAGAAAAAAATTAGAAAAAATAACAGCAGAAAAATATAAGATTTTAGTAAAAAAAGATGAGTATATAACTCAAATGAACTTTTTTTCAAAAGATAAAATAAATATTTTAAGACTTCAAAAATTGGATTTATCAGGGGAAGAAGAGAGAGATAATAGACCTCTTCTAAATGATGCATTTAATACAAAAAAAGTTGTTTCTGGTTTTGAAAATGGTTTAACAGGACTATCTTATAGAGTTATTATTCCATTATTTGATAATCAAAATGATTTTATAGGAGTTTTTGAAATTGGTATTTCTACAAAAAAACTACTAGATACAGTTACTTTTTTTAATAACATTGAAGGTGTTTTTTATAACAACTACAGTAACAACTTTTTAACATCAAAAGCTATTGATTCAAAATTTTTAGAATATCTAGAGAATTTTAAATATGAAGATAAAAATCAAGATATAGAGTTTGACAATAAACACTTAAATTTACAATTTTTTAATATCTTTTCAAATGATGGTAAAAATTTAGGAAATTTCATATTTTTTCACGATTTAACAAAATATTATGATGATTTTTACAATGTAGTTAAAAACTTAATTTTAATATCTTTATTTACAATTTTTATTATATATTTAATAGTTGTTTATACTTTTAAAATATTTTATAAACAAATCTCTATTCAAAAAAATAGAGCAGAAAATATATTAGACTCTTCAAATAGTATAGTAATAGTAAGTAACAATGGTAAAAATTTAACACAAGCAAACCAAGCTTTTTTAAAGTTTTTTAATCTTAAATCTATTTCAGAGTTTACAAAAAAATATAACTGTATTTGTGACCATTTTATAGAAGAAAAAAATTATTTATCTTCACAAATAGGGGAACTAAGCTGGGTTGAATATATTTCAAAAAATCCAAATAAAACTCACTTTGCAAAAATGAAAAAAGATAACAAATTTCATACTTTTAAAGTGTTTATAAAAAATATAAATGACGCAATTTTTGATTTAAATGAAGTTGTAGTTACTTTTGAAGATATTACACAAGAGCTTGAAAATGAAGAGTTATTAAAACAGAGTTTAAAATACAATCAAGCACTATTTGATAATACACCTGTTGCTATATTTTTAGCCTCATCTAATAGAGTTATATTAAATTTAAATAACACTGCTTGTGAAATTTTTGGTTATACAAAAGAGGAGCTACTTAATCAAAGTTTTGAAAGAATTCACCTTTCAAAAGAGTCTTTTGATAAATTCTCACTAGAGTATAAAAAATTTGAAAACTCTATTTTAACAAATTTTGAGTTTCCTCTTAAACACAAGAATGGAAATACTATTTTTTGCTCTCTTTTTGGTACACCTCTTGATAATAGTGATTTATCAAAAGGATTTATTTGGACACTATTAGATATTACAGAGAAAAAACTTACAGAAAAGGCTTTGATAAAAGAGAGAAATCTTTTTTCCAATGGTCCAGTTGTGGTAGTTGAGTGGAAATTTGATAAAAATTGGACTGTAAAATATATCTCATCGAACTGTGAAACAGTTTTAGGATATACAAAAGATGAGATGCTTTCACAAAATTTTGATTATTCATCAATAATTCATAAAGATGATTTACAAAGAGTTTCAAAAGAGGTTAGTTTTTATACAAAAGATAAAAACTCTTATGAACAATCTTACAGAGTTCGTCTTAAAAATGGAGAGTATCGTTGGTTTTATGATTTTAACCATGTAATAAAAAACTCTTCTGGAGAGATTGAATCTATAAGAGGATATATGTTTGATCAAACTCAATTAAAAGAGAGTGAAATAATATTACAAAAAATGAATGAAGAGTTAAAACTTCAAAAAGATATTGCACAAAAAGCAAATGAGTCAAAAAATCAGTTTTTGGCAAATATGAGTCATGAAATGAGAACTCCTATGAATGCAATTATAGGTTTAAGTGAACTTTTGGCGGATACAAAAATTGATGAACAACAGTATGATTTTATAAAAAAAATAAATACTTCTTCTAAACTACTTTTAGGAATTATCAGTGATATTTTAGATTTTTCAAAAATTGAAACAGGTAATTTTGATTTAGATTTAAAAGCTTTCTCTTTGGAGAATTTATTATCTCAATTAAATGTAGTTTTTTCTCACATTGATAATTACAAGCACATTGAACTATATTTTTATAATAAATCAGGAAATCCAAAAATTGTTTTTTGTGATGAGTTAAGAATATTGCAAGTTCTAACAAATTTCATAAACAATGCTTTAAAATTTACAAATAAGGGAAATATTACTTTAAAGATAGAACTTCTTGAAAAAATATCTGCAAATAGTGCAAAAATAAGATTTAGTGTGCAAGATACAGGAATTGGAATGAGCAAAGATGAAATTTCAAATCTATTTAAACCTTTTGTTCAAGCAGATAACTCTACAACTAGAAAATATGGGGGAACTGGATTGGGATTATCAATCTCAGAAAGAATAGTAAACTCTTTGGGTAGCACAATAGAGGTACAAAGTCAAAAAGATTTAGGAACTGAATTTAGTTTTACTATAAATATGGAAGTTTTAGAGTGGTCAAAAGAAAATTTACCAAATAGTAAAAAATTTAAAATTTTAATAGTTGATGATCAAGAAATTTCAAGAGTAATATTAAAAGATATTCTAGAAAAATTTGATTATGTTACTTATGAAGCAAAAGATGGAATTGAATCAATAGAGATGGTAAAAGAAGCTGAAGCTTCAAATGAACCTTTTGATTTTATTCTTATGGATTGGAATATGCCTAGATTAAATGGGAAGGAGGCAATTAAAAAAATTTATGAATTGTATAATCAAAAAGAGATTAAAAAAAATGTTCCTTCTATTTTAATGGTTTCAGCTTACTCAAAAGATGAGATAAATTTAGATGATGTCCATATTGATAACTTCTTAACTAAACCTATTACGAGTTCGACTCTTTTTGATGCCTTAGCACAGATAAAAAAAGGGATAGTAAAAGAGATAAATTCTTCAGATATACATAAAGATGCTCCAAATCTTTTTGGTTTAAAAATTTTATTGGTTGAAGATAATGAAATAAATCAAGAAGTAGCTTCAATGTTTTTACAAAAAGCACAAATTGAAGTAGATATTGCAAACAATGGTTTAGAAGCGGTTGAAATATACAAAAAAAATCAAGGAAAATATGATTTAATTTTAATGGATTTACAAATGCCTATTTTAAGTGGTTATGATGCAACGATACAAATTCGTGAATTTGACAAAAATATTACAATAGTTGCTCTTACTGCTGCTGCTATGATAGAAGATAAAGAAAAAGTACTAAAATTTGGAATGAACGATCACTTAAGTAAGCCAATAAATAGCAGTGAGCTATATAATACAATTATTAAATACTCAAAAAAAATAACTAAAAAAGACCTTATATATTCAAAATCACTAAGTGATGAAAATATTGTTTTAGATTGGGAATTCTTAGAAAAATCTTTAAGTAATAAAGAACTAATAAATAAACTTTTAAATAAGTTTATTGAACAACTAAACACAGATTTTGCTTCTATTGTAGAAAAAGTTAGAGAAAATAGTATTGATGCACCATCTTTAATTCATGGATTAAAAGGTGTTAGTGGAAATTTAGGAGCAAATTCTCTTTTTGAAATTTGCAAAAAAATAGATAGTAAATTTAAAAACAAAAATGCAGTAAATTCAGTAGAAATTTCAACTTTAGAAGAAGAGATAGCCAAAGTTAAATTTGAACTAAAACATTTAGATAGTACAAAAAACCAATTAAATAAGGAAAATATAAATATTTTAAGCAAAATAGAGTTCAAAGAACTTATAAATAGTATAAAAAAAGATTTAAAAGATGGTAGTGTAATCCTTGAAGAAACTTTGGAAAAACTATACTTAAATTTAAAAAATAGCTTGAGTAATGAAGATATAAAAACTTTAAAAGATTTTATTGATGATTTTGAATACTCTAAAGCTTTAGATATTTTAGAAAAGTTGGATGTTTAA